The Verrucomicrobiia bacterium sequence TGGCTGATTCTGTTTAAGTTCATCCACAATCTCTTTGGCGATGTCTTTCACCTTGATGAGAGACTCGTTGTTGCTGGCACTACGGATGTCGGATATCTTTTGCCGTATGTTCTCGCGATAAGCAGGCAGATCGTCAGCTAGACTCTTCAGTTCCACCACAATCATCGTGCCTACCGTCGCTATCAGGGCAAAGGTCAGCACCACGGTCAATATGACTGATGGAACTTGCCCCAACCCCCATCTGCGCAATCTTGTGACGACAGGGGATAGGATGAAGGTGAGAAGTATCGCAAGAGCTATGGGAATCAATATCTCTCTTCCAAAGTAGAGTATGCCGATCACCAAACTGCCGCCAGCCAGTAACAGCAACGCCGAGAGGCTTCTTCTTTGGCTGGGGTTTTGATGGGTATGTTCCATGGCGAAATAAGTGAAAATGCAAATCAGGGCCGGGCGAAACGGGGTTTCGCCAAACGGCCCGCGTTCTTGACCGGCCGATAGTTACCGGTTGGTGGATTTGCCATCGCAGGCTTCATCAAGCGCTTTCCGGACTCGGTCTTCCGTTTCACCAGTACGTTTTTGGATGCGGCCTACGAGTTCTTCTTCTTTGCCTTCTACGAAGCGCAAATCATCGTCAGTTAGCTTTGCCCATTTCTGCTTCAGCTTGCCCTTGGCGATGTTCCAATTGCCTTTTACGACTAGAGTACTCATTTGTTTGATTGGTAGATTGATTTACATGGTTTTGCCGTAAATATTCAGTCTTACGGCCCCGATTCATTAAAATGGCGCAGTTTAGGTGCCATTGTTTCTGAGTTTTTACATATCTGGTTGATTTACAATTTGTTGCATCACTTTTTGAGTTATTTCTTTGCTCGGCTACACCTTGCTTTTTGCATAAGTTATTCAAAAAGCGATGCAATCTATCTACCAATGAAGCCAATGAGAGGTTCTTCAGATTGTATGATGAGCGGCCTTGTTACTTGAGGGAGTGAGGCTTTTATGCATATTGCAATGAACGAACGGGTGGCAGTGTGCATTTTTCGTGAAAGTGATTGCTGCAGCAAGTGGATTGTATATCTGTAAACTGCTCTGTTTAAGCATCTTGTGATTTTTTTTGTGGAGGCGCTTGGGCGGTATGATTTGAGCTAAGTAAGTTTGATTAGCACAGGTCCATTTGCCTGATAATCCACAACCTAACCCAACTACAAAGTAGAGCTTAGTATGACCAAGCAAATCCTTCTTTGCCTGACCAATTCTCCTTTGCATGCACACCAAGTCGTGGACTGGCTAAAACAGGAAGGATTCCCTGCAAAAGACATTTCGGCATGTGTTCCTGAAAAAAGAGGAATGATGACAGCTCAAAGGCAATGCGTAGAAATGGGTGGCAATGCATCTCGCAATGGTCATGTTGCTGTTCTCGGGCAGAAGTTTTTGAAATCAGCGAAGTCAGTTGTCAAAGGTTTGGGTGAGAATGCTGGTATCGCGAATTTGTTGATGGCCAAAGGATTCTCTGAACCCGAGGCGCGCAGCTATGAGGTGCATGTAAAAAAAGGAGGGATCGTGATTTCAGTCCATCCTGGCAGCCTTTCTAAGCTCCGCCGGGCCAAGGAAATTTTACAAACTGCCGGGACCCAAAACATCGTGGAATCAGGGGTGGCTCGAAATGGGCGGAATGCTTTGCAAGCGGAATTTGCCTGACATGAAAAACGGGAATGAATGTCAAGGCACGGAACCTGCAGGGCTATAAAGGTGAACAACTAACTTGTTAAAAATATGTTATACACCTTGGCTCTAATACTCGTCATCGCCTGGCTGCTGGGACTGGTTTCGTCATACACTTTGGGCGGTTTCATCCACATTCTCTTGGTCGTAGCCATCATCGCCGTATTGGTGCGTCTCGTCCAAGGACGCGGAGTTCGGGGCTGAAGTCCGGCAGCGATGAAAGCCCGAATGCAATAAAACAAGACCCATGAAAACAAATACCATGAAAAAACATACTGAAGCGGTCTCTACCGATCTGGAAACTTTGGCGGAAGACGCACGCGCACTCCTTGCGGCGACAGCAGACGTGGCAGAGGAGAGGGTGGTCGCGGCTCGGAAACGCATCACCGCCGTGTTGGATAAGGGCAAGGATGCCATTGAACATGTGCAGGATCAGGCCGTGGCGGGGGTGAAGGCGGCGGACA is a genomic window containing:
- a CDS encoding CsbD family protein — its product is MSTLVVKGNWNIAKGKLKQKWAKLTDDDLRFVEGKEEELVGRIQKRTGETEDRVRKALDEACDGKSTNR
- a CDS encoding lmo0937 family membrane protein; the encoded protein is MLYTLALILVIAWLLGLVSSYTLGGFIHILLVVAIIAVLVRLVQGRGVRG
- a CDS encoding DUF883 family protein, coding for MKKHTEAVSTDLETLAEDARALLAATADVAEERVVAARKRITAVLDKGKDAIEHVQDQAVAGVKAADKTIRAHPYESIGIALGVGALIGYLLARRN